One Candidatus Goldiibacteriota bacterium genomic window, AAACATGATACGGAAAGAATGGCAACCGCAAAATCCATTTTTTTTTTGATTTTGGTTGACACTAAAAAACTCCGGCAAGGTCGCTTATTACTGTGGGCGAAAAACCCCTGTAAATCATCTTTATAGTGCCTGTTTTTTCTATTACGTAAATAACAGGCATTACATTAAGGTCATACTGTTTTGGAAGGTCGTTTAAGGAAAAAATATACCTGGGAGAAATGTTGTTAATTTCTGATATTTCCGCGGTCTTTTCGTTTAAAGCGATATTAAACCATAAAAGTTTCGGGTAGTCATTTATAAAACCACGCAGGTTTTTATTAAGTAAACCCTTTAATTTTTCCGAATTTATGGATTTGTCCATAAAACAAAGCACAACTGTTGACCTGCCGGTAAAACCGCTAAGTTCAACAGCGGAGCCGTTTTTATATCCTATTGGAAAAGAGACATACGGCGTCCCCGCGGTAAGGTGATTGGCCTTTTTTTTATGACGGCCATGTTGTATGGTTATAAAAATAATCCCAAGTATTGAAAAAAATATAAGCGATGTAATCAGCAGTCGTTTCATTGGCCCGCCTTTTTTTTATTTTCCTATGCAGAATCCGGAAAATATTGATTCCAGTATCTCTTCCGTACTTATAACACCTGTTATGCCGCCAAGCGATGCCGCGGCGTGTTTAATGTCAGACGCGGCGAATTCAAACGAAAGGTTCTTTGAAAAAGCGTCTGCGGCATCTTTCAGCGCGCGTCGCGCTTCCAACAGCGCCTGTTTGTGCCTTAAATTGGCAACAAGTATTCCGTCAAGTAAAGCCGTATTACCGCTTCCAATTATAATATTTTTAAGAGCGTTTGTTAAGGGTATTATTCCGCCTTCTTTTACGCAGTTAATGTTTACGGTTTCGGCTGCGTCATTAGCTCCAAGAAAAACCTTCGCGTCCCGCGCGGTAATTTTCTGTTCAAGGTCGCTTTTATTAATGCATAAAATCACAGGCCTGCCATCAGTTTCTTTAAAGGCATGAATATCATCATTTGTAAGGGGAAGCGAGCCGTCAACTATAAATAATATAATATCACCTTCTTTTAAAGCGGTTTTAGCCCTGTTTACGCCCTCTTTTTCCGCCTGGTTTTCCGCGTGCCTGATACCTGCCGTGTCAAACAGCCTGACGGGTATGTTTTCAAGGTCAAAGCGGTCCTCTATGACGTCCCTGGTGGTGCCTGCAAGGCCTGTCACTATTGCGCGGTTTTTTCTTAAAAGGGCGTTCATAACGCTTGATTTACCCGCGTTGGGTTTTCCCGCAATAACACAGCGCACCCCGTTTTTAATCATAATTCCAAGATCCGCGTTTTTTAACAGCGCGTCTATGCCGGCATTTATTAAAGATAGTTTTTTTAATGCCTCATTTGAATCAAGTTTGGGGGTGTCTTCATGGGCAAAATCTATTTCAAGCTCCAGTGAAGACAGCAGCGATGCTGTTTTTTCCCTAAGAGCGGTAATGGCGCCGGATTCTTTTCCTTCAAGCTGAAAAAGTGAAAGCTTAAGGGAAGCTTTTGAATCCGCGTCAATAATATCTGACACCGCTTCAGCTTGGGCAAGATCCATTTTATTGTTTAGAAAAGCCCTTTTTGTAAATTCACCCGGCAGCGCGGGCTGGGCGCCAAAGTGACACAGGGCTTCCATGGCTGACTGAAGGATTAACAGGCTTCCGTGGCATGATATTTCCGCCATGTCTTCGCCTGTATATGAATTTGGCGCTTTAAAGACAGTTACAAGCGGTTTGTCCAGAAGAAAATCAGATTGGTCGTAAAGTCCGGCTAGATTTTGGGCGCGCGGCTGAATTTTGTCTATTGGCATACCGGAAGAAAAACGGACTATTTTTGAGATTATCGAAAAAGTATCTTTGCCGCTTACGCGTATAACGCCAAGCGCGGACTTTCCCGGATATGTTGAAATTGCGGCTATTGTGCTGTTTTCCATAAACCACCCAAAAAAACGCGCGTGTAAAGCGCTATAATAATGAAGTCACTACAACTTTTTTATAAACGCCCCTGCCAATACTGAAAGTTTTTATTCCGGCTGACGCGCATTCTTCATGAATAACTTTTCTGTCAAAAGAGGGCATAAGCTCCGTAAGCCATTCTCCCGCGTAATTTTGCGCTTTTGTAATCATTGTTGACGCTGTATTTATAAGGCGCTGTTTGTGTTTTTCCCTGTAAGAGTCTATGTCCAGTATTACAGGGAAACGGGTTCTGAACTTTTGTTCAAGCGCGGTGGATATTAAATATTGCAGGGCTGATATATTCTGCCCGTCTTTGCCTATAAGCAGCCCGTTTTTAAAAGGAGTGTGTATTTTTATCACGGCGCTGTCAGGGGTAATGTCTTCTTTAAGGGAAAATTCAGCCGTTCCCGAAAGTTTCAGCAGTGTGCCAAGCATTTCAAGCGCGGACTGCACCGCGGGCAGGGGAGCCGGCTGATTTTTTTTAAAAGAGTTTTCCCGTTTAAACAGTTCCACGGTATATTCAATTCTGTCCGTAAAAACTTTTTCGTTTATAAGATTAACTGACACGCGGTCAAGCGGCACATCTTCATCTTTAATAAAATCCGCCACGGCGTCAGATATTTTTCCTGAAACCTTCCTTATTCCGCTCATATGCAGCGCCATATCAGGCTTTTTTTGAATTATTAACCATAAGCTGCTGGGCTATTCCAAGCAGGTTTGACATTGACCAGTAAAGCAGCAGCCCCGAAGGCCAGCTGAAAGAAAGAAAAGTTAAAAATATGGGCATACCCCACAGCATTATCTTCTGCTGCATAGCCGCGGATTCGTCCGTTACCGGGGTGGCTGTGGATGTCATCTTCTGCTGAAAAAACATGGAAACACCCATGAAAATTGGAAGTACAAAGAATGGATCCGGTTTTGAAAGGTCTTTTAACCAGAGTGCGAAATAAGCGCCTTTTAATTCCACCATGTTTATAAGCATCTGATAAAGCGCGATAAAAATGGGCATCTGTATCAGCATGGGCAGGCAGCCGCCAAGAGGGTTTATTTTATATTCCTGATAAAGTTTCATAGTCTCTTCGTTTAATTTCTGGGAGTCGTTTTTATACACTTTTTTAAGTGTTTCTATACGCGGTTTGATTATGGTCATTTTTTTCTGCGTGTCTTTCATCTGTTTAAAACTGTGCTGTGAAGGCACCCACAGTATAAGCCTTACCAGCAGCGTAAGCAGAAGGATTGCAACGCCGTAATTTTTTGTAAGTTTGTGAAAAAAGTCCATCGCGTAAAACATCCAAAGACCTAAAAAGCGCGGCCAGCCCAGGTCAACCACCCTTTCCATTCCGAATTTCTTCAGGCGTTTATATTCCTGCGGGCCTATATATGACACGAAAGATGAAGTTACTTCTGAACGCGGTTCTATCAGCGCGTCGTTTAAGTTTATTGCTATAAAACCAAAGCCGCCTTTGTATTCTTTTATCAGCGCGCTTTTATATGTTGTCTTTTCTGCCGGTTTGAAAGAAGACATAAAATAAAGGTCTTTCATTACAATGTAATCCGGAACGCCTACGTTTGTTATTTTATCCTCTTTAATATTTGCTTTTAATTCCACTTTTTTCAGTTCGCGCCCCTGCGGGTAATGTACGCGGTTAAAAGCGTACATGCCGTCCTTGTTTTTCTGAAATTCCGAAGGCAATAAATGTATGTTTGGGCCCCACATAAGCTGCATGTCTTTTACTGATTTAGGCGTTGACGTGGAATTTTTAAATATTATTTCTGTTGTAAGCGCGTAAGTTTCCGCGTCAAGAATGAACTTTTTAACTGCTGTCACGCCGTCGGACAACGGCGTGGAAAAGGTTATTATGGAACCGTTGTCGCCTATTAAAGAGCCGTCATATTTCCATCTGATGGCCGTTAAATCCTGCCCTGCCGCCTGGTTAAGCGCAAGGTAAGAGTAAGAAGCCTTGTTGGGAATAAGTTCAAGCACTTCGTCATTTTCTTTTCCTGCCGTAAATTTTTTCAATTCATAACCTATGGCAACCGCGCCGCGGTCGCTGAAGCTTACACGGGCAAGGGTGTTTTCAATTACGTATTTTTTTTCTTCAAAAGGTTTTATTACCGAAGGCGTGTTTGTTTTTAACGCTGTTGTTGTTTCGGCGCCGGACGCGGCCGGCTGTACTGCCCGGGCGTTCTGTGACGCCTGTGTAGCCGGCGAGACTGCCGCGGTTTCCTGCGGCTGATTAGCGGCCGGTTTGGGCATAAAAAGCATATTATATCCAAAAAGTATTATGGCTGAAAGTATTATGAATGTTATAAGCCTGGAATTTTTATCGTTCATATATCCTCCAAAAATTGTATTGACCTTTTAAGGCCTGTCTATGCCGCCTTTATTCCACGGATTGCATCTTAATATTCTGTAAACGGATTTAATTCCGCCCTTAATTACCCCGTACTTATTCAGCGCCTCCATGGCGTATTCGGAACAGGTGGGATAAAATCTGCACGATTTGGGCAGAAGCGGGGAAATCAGTTTTTTATAAGCCTTTATTAAAAAAATAAAAATGTGTTTCATTTTGTTTTTCCGTAAAGTTTAAATAAAGAGAGGAGGTTGTCCTCGGT contains:
- the mnmE gene encoding tRNA uridine-5-carboxymethylaminomethyl(34) synthesis GTPase MnmE, yielding MENSTIAAISTYPGKSALGVIRVSGKDTFSIISKIVRFSSGMPIDKIQPRAQNLAGLYDQSDFLLDKPLVTVFKAPNSYTGEDMAEISCHGSLLILQSAMEALCHFGAQPALPGEFTKRAFLNNKMDLAQAEAVSDIIDADSKASLKLSLFQLEGKESGAITALREKTASLLSSLELEIDFAHEDTPKLDSNEALKKLSLINAGIDALLKNADLGIMIKNGVRCVIAGKPNAGKSSVMNALLRKNRAIVTGLAGTTRDVIEDRFDLENIPVRLFDTAGIRHAENQAEKEGVNRAKTALKEGDIILFIVDGSLPLTNDDIHAFKETDGRPVILCINKSDLEQKITARDAKVFLGANDAAETVNINCVKEGGIIPLTNALKNIIIGSGNTALLDGILVANLRHKQALLEARRALKDAADAFSKNLSFEFAASDIKHAAASLGGITGVISTEEILESIFSGFCIGK
- a CDS encoding KH domain-containing protein — encoded protein: MSGIRKVSGKISDAVADFIKDEDVPLDRVSVNLINEKVFTDRIEYTVELFKRENSFKKNQPAPLPAVQSALEMLGTLLKLSGTAEFSLKEDITPDSAVIKIHTPFKNGLLIGKDGQNISALQYLISTALEQKFRTRFPVILDIDSYREKHKQRLINTASTMITKAQNYAGEWLTELMPSFDRKVIHEECASAGIKTFSIGRGVYKKVVVTSLL
- the yidC gene encoding membrane protein insertase YidC; amino-acid sequence: MNDKNSRLITFIILSAIILFGYNMLFMPKPAANQPQETAAVSPATQASQNARAVQPAASGAETTTALKTNTPSVIKPFEEKKYVIENTLARVSFSDRGAVAIGYELKKFTAGKENDEVLELIPNKASYSYLALNQAAGQDLTAIRWKYDGSLIGDNGSIITFSTPLSDGVTAVKKFILDAETYALTTEIIFKNSTSTPKSVKDMQLMWGPNIHLLPSEFQKNKDGMYAFNRVHYPQGRELKKVELKANIKEDKITNVGVPDYIVMKDLYFMSSFKPAEKTTYKSALIKEYKGGFGFIAINLNDALIEPRSEVTSSFVSYIGPQEYKRLKKFGMERVVDLGWPRFLGLWMFYAMDFFHKLTKNYGVAILLLTLLVRLILWVPSQHSFKQMKDTQKKMTIIKPRIETLKKVYKNDSQKLNEETMKLYQEYKINPLGGCLPMLIQMPIFIALYQMLINMVELKGAYFALWLKDLSKPDPFFVLPIFMGVSMFFQQKMTSTATPVTDESAAMQQKIMLWGMPIFLTFLSFSWPSGLLLYWSMSNLLGIAQQLMVNNSKKA
- the yidD gene encoding membrane protein insertion efficiency factor YidD, yielding MKHIFIFLIKAYKKLISPLLPKSCRFYPTCSEYAMEALNKYGVIKGGIKSVYRILRCNPWNKGGIDRP